A single Mytilus trossulus isolate FHL-02 chromosome 12, PNRI_Mtr1.1.1.hap1, whole genome shotgun sequence DNA region contains:
- the LOC134692334 gene encoding uncharacterized protein LOC134692334, with protein sequence MIAVPLQNNIRHINRGLNYLRGLKLAHLVTQDESFEISLLIGADYYWDLVEDEVIRGNGPTAVRSKLGFLLSGPVSDKRDNSLMGTSIFNILISHKTEEHDKETFWRLESIGINSKETDIDDTDFLETYQDTSIELRGNKYFAKLPWKQEHDELPSNYTVTRRTENVIKKLSQDPKLLKKYGDIIAEQERRGFVETVDENEQKGGKIHYIPHHPIHKESSTTPIRIVYDCSCRQSPSHPSLNDCLMDTPPKLNDLTNLLVQFRANQFATCTDIEKAFLHVGLSEEDRDVTRFLWLSDPTNPGSQLKTYRFKAVLFGATSSPFILNATIQKHLKQFRNSETAKILERDIYVDNILSSMNKEEDLLTYFKEARSLMAGAGFNLRSWSSNSAKLLELAKEENVLDTDKYTKILGMLWNSRSDEIFYPKRDIPTPELLQHVTKREVLKYSSKIYDPLGLLSPITIRAKIMIQELWKCGLDWDELIPDNLKTTWIDLTKDLEKAIQFTIPRYYFSKPSTSTELVLHVFTDASPKAYGAAAYLSNENETTLVMAKTRVAPVKCLTLPQLELMAAIIGARLAAHLHSTLNYPKIVFWSDSSIVLHWLTSTKTLKRFIANRVREITELTHPYKWRYCPTDNNPADLLTRGLTIEQFDQSILWRKGPHWLTDSTKWPELNSAKNTVLTSLVDDRENEEELDNLNMTHQKSLGSITNILDISNYGSYMKLLRITAYVIRFIRNCIRDRISRKSGPLEVNEIQTAVNTWILDLRGAQHRNTNKVPRVRQLGLFLDETGLIRCNGRIHNAPIPESAKFPYLIPANHPLTRLNCIGRTRKITS encoded by the coding sequence ATGATTGCCGTACCTTTGCAGAACAATATTCGCCACATCAACAGAGGACTGAATTATTTACGGGGACTTAAGTTAGCACATCTGGTAACACAGGACGAGTCCTTCGAAATATCGTTATTGATCGGAGCTGACTACTACTGGGACTTAGTCGAGGATGAAGTCATACGGGGGAATGGTCCAACCGCTGTGAGGTCAAAGTTAGGTTTTTTACTTTCCGGTCCAGTAAGCGACAAGAGGGATAACTCATTGATGGGTACTAGCATTTTTAATATTCTTATTTCTCATAAAACAGAAGAGCATGATAAAGAAACATTTTGGAGATTGGAATCGATTGGTATTAACTCGAAGGAAACAGACATAGACGATACAGATTTTTTGGAAACATATCAAGACACTTCGATTGAACTCAGAGGTAATAAATACTTTGCAAaattgccatggaaacaggaACATGACGAACTACCATCAAACTATACAGTCACAAGAAGAACAGAGAACGTTATTAAGAAACTTAGTCAAGATCCTAAACTACTAAAGAAGTATGGAGATATAATCGCCGAACAGGAACGCAGAGGATTTGTTGAGACAGTAgatgaaaatgaacaaaaaggcGGGAAAATTCATTACATTCCACACCACCCTATACACAAGGAATCTAGCACAACTCCTATACGAATAGTATACGACTGCAGTTGTCGTCAATCACCAAGTCATCCAAGTCTAAATGATTGTCTTATGGACACACCaccaaaattaaatgatttgacAAATCTCCTAGTACAGTTTAGAGCCAACCAGTTTGCTACATGTACTGATATTGAGAAAGCTTTCTTACATGTTGGATTGAGCGAAGAAGATAGAGATGTTACCCGATTTTTATGGCTTAGTGACCCTACAAATCCAGGAAGTCAGCTGAAAACTTATAGGTTCAAAGCAGTGTTATTTGGAGCGACGTCTTCGCCCTTTATACTCAACGCCACAATACAGAAACATTTGAAACAATTCAGAAACAGTGAAACAGCTAAAATTCTAGAAAGAGATATTTACGTTGATAACATATTGTCTAGTATGAACAAAGAGGAAGATTTACTTACGTATTTCAAAGAAGCAAGAAGCTTGATGGCTGGAGCTGGATTCAACTTGAGATCATGGAGTTCAAACAGTGCTAAATTACTAGAATTAGCTAAAGAAGAAAACGTCCTAGATACGGATAAGTATACCAAAATACTTGGAATGTTGTGGAACAGTCGTAGCGACGAGATTTTTTACCCTAAGCGTGATATTCCTACACCGGAACTACTTCAACATGTAACTAAACGagaagttttgaaatattcttcaaaGATTTATGACCCACTAGGCTTACTTAGTCCGATTACAATTAGAGCGAAAATCATGATACAAGAGTTATGGAAATGTGGATTAGATTGGGACGAACTTATACCAGATAATTTAAAGACTACGTGGATAGATTTGACCAAAGATTTGGAAAAGGCAATACAATTCACTATTCCTCGATATTACTTTAGCAAGCCATCAACATCAACAGAATTAGTACTTCATGTATTTACAGACGCAAGTCCAAAGGCGTACGGCGCAGCAGCTTATTTGAGTAACGAAAACGAAACAACTTTAGTAATGGCGAAAACCAGAGTAGCACCAGTCAAATGCTTAACCCTCCCACAACTTGAACTTATGGCAGCAATCATCGGCGCACGACTAGCTGCACATCTTCATTCAACACTTAATTAtccaaaaattgtattttggtcaGATAGCAGCATCGTTCTTCATTGGCTAACATCTACGAAGACTTTGAAACGTTTTATAGCTAATCGAGTGAGGGAAATAACAGAATTGACGCATCCATACAAATGGCGATATTGCCCTACTGATAACAACCCGGCAGATCTTCTAACAAGAGGACTTACAATTGAACAATTTGACCAGAGTATACTTTGGCGGAAAGGACCACATTGGTTAACAGATAGTACAAAATGGCCGGAACTAAACAGCGCAAAAAACACTGTTTTGACGTCACTGGTAGATGACAGAGAAAATGAAGAGGAATTGGACAACTTGAATATGACGCACCAAAAGAGTCTAGGAAGTATAACAAACATATTGGATATTTCGAACTATGGATCTTACATGAAGTTATTACGTATTACCGCGTATGTCATCCGTTTTATACGCAACTGTATACGGGATAGGATTTCCAGAAAAAGTGGACCACTGGAGgtaaatgaaattcaaacagCAGTAAATACTTGGATTCTAGATCTGAGAGGAGCACAACacagaaacacaaataaagTACCCAGAGTCCGACAATTGGGACTTTTCTTAGACGAAACCGGTCTTATTAGATGTAACGGGAGAATACACAACGCACCAATACCAGAATCAGCGAAATTTCCGTACCTTATACCGGCAAATCATCCGTTAACTAGACTTAATTGTATTGGACGCACACGAAAAATTACTTCATAG